The Paenibacillus sp. YPG26 genome includes a window with the following:
- a CDS encoding copper amine oxidase N-terminal domain-containing protein produces the protein MKRVVSLLTTMALITSLSWQTQASGASPIRIYMNGIKLAVDQAPIEQQGRVLLPLRAIFEALDATVVWNAKTGVITAKKEGTTVTLKVGSKSATINNQKVTLDVPAQEIKGRTLVPVRFVSTALGANVDWKASARSVYVKSDHTTDPGQSGLSPVAYVTPRIISQYGDGRDLNVSFSKSANESQVNQYRVLIVKSSKSGGFGETAARQVSSANYTAVGLQGSDRSVNLSSQARDTDGELLRSGLSYNVYVLTVGSNGHSVLSGASSAVTLGSGSAATSVKGTDIADYGDGRDLSVSFTKAQSESNIANYRIFAVKTKDAGSFNLSSASSVAASNYTTVSKTGASTLSAVLGSSARDTSGEYLRNGVSYTLYVMSVSSNLSTASHQLSAGSPAITLNSGTVTAPYITAVSDISDYSDGRDVRISFNKVSDESRISGYRVFAVREQNASSFTLSSAKALSSSYYTTINKSGYNISQQLNSNSRDVNGSLLTNGVAYRFFVMAVGTGSYSGTDTLSSMSSSLTLWNNTNVNAVTGLSVSDVSDYNDGRDLRVSFARAGSESNISHYRIFVVRSNVAGSFNLSAANNLSSSYYTYVSKTGFNINQVLPSEARDTDGYPIRNGISYRVFVLSVGTSGYAGSNALSSYSSAIILNDNLNVSPVTGVSAADVNNNNNGTDLRINFNRISDESTISHYRVFVVNNASAGSFNLSSALTSSYYTQVNKTGSNLSQILAAGTRDTNGNLIQNGTAYRVFVLSVGGGYYAGSNALSSASPVITLANTSSVGAVTDVTAVDTKDYGDARDLKVTFSKAPDETALTEYRIFVVKSEYAGNFTKTEANSNTNYTSVGKTGAAITKSLASGAKDTDGNTIRSGISYRVFVLSVGNGTSALSASSQPVTLTVNTKVEPAANVTAAVYKDGAGKATGVGVTFNLSATPSNVKEYRVFVVPSGSGTFDLAAANDNPNFTKNVSGQLTIPITSKDTSTNPISAGKYKVYVLTVSSLPEVPNVLSAPSAEITVGEPPSVEPPAAEPVSVKPVTGVTASLDPSKPKQIAVTYTEPTDTHIASYTVALVPEGETNVTAANVAAKSAASQNVSKEAAAVLDAAAAPAGTYKVYVLSKANGTTATVDALSAPSTSISIGQ, from the coding sequence ATGAAAAGGGTCGTTTCTCTGCTTACGACTATGGCTTTAATTACTTCATTATCTTGGCAGACTCAGGCTAGCGGGGCTTCACCCATCCGTATCTATATGAACGGAATCAAATTAGCCGTAGATCAGGCGCCGATTGAGCAGCAGGGGCGCGTTCTGCTTCCGCTCCGGGCTATCTTCGAAGCACTGGATGCCACTGTAGTCTGGAACGCCAAGACGGGCGTGATTACAGCCAAGAAAGAGGGCACCACGGTTACCCTTAAGGTGGGCTCGAAATCAGCAACTATTAACAATCAGAAGGTAACCTTGGATGTGCCTGCCCAGGAGATAAAGGGCCGTACACTGGTACCGGTAAGGTTCGTAAGCACGGCGCTGGGAGCCAATGTGGATTGGAAAGCATCTGCACGCAGTGTGTACGTGAAGTCGGATCATACAACCGATCCGGGACAGTCCGGGTTAAGTCCAGTGGCGTATGTCACTCCAAGGATTATAAGTCAGTACGGGGATGGCCGGGATCTGAATGTCAGCTTCTCCAAATCAGCGAATGAGTCCCAGGTGAATCAATATCGCGTGCTTATAGTCAAATCAAGCAAATCAGGCGGGTTTGGCGAGACTGCGGCGAGGCAGGTATCCTCAGCGAACTATACAGCCGTAGGGCTTCAAGGGTCAGATCGCTCAGTGAATCTATCCTCCCAGGCCCGGGATACGGACGGGGAGCTGCTTCGCTCCGGTCTTTCCTATAACGTGTATGTCCTAACGGTCGGCAGCAATGGACACAGTGTTCTCTCCGGAGCATCCTCGGCTGTAACCTTGGGATCGGGCAGCGCCGCAACGTCTGTTAAGGGTACGGACATTGCCGATTACGGAGATGGAAGAGACTTGTCCGTCAGCTTCACCAAAGCACAGAGTGAATCCAATATTGCGAATTACCGGATTTTTGCCGTGAAGACCAAGGACGCGGGCAGCTTCAATCTGTCCTCGGCCAGCAGCGTGGCAGCATCGAACTATACTACCGTGAGTAAGACGGGGGCTTCGACTCTCAGCGCTGTACTGGGCTCCTCGGCCAGAGACACATCGGGTGAGTATCTCAGGAACGGAGTCTCTTATACCCTTTATGTCATGTCGGTCAGCAGCAACCTGAGTACCGCCTCCCATCAGTTATCTGCAGGATCGCCGGCGATTACGTTGAACAGCGGGACGGTTACGGCTCCGTATATTACGGCTGTAAGCGACATCAGTGACTACAGCGATGGACGCGACGTGAGAATCAGCTTCAACAAGGTCTCCGACGAATCCCGTATTAGCGGATACCGGGTATTTGCGGTCAGGGAGCAGAACGCCTCCAGCTTCACCCTGTCCTCTGCCAAGGCTTTATCCAGCAGCTACTACACTACCATTAACAAAAGCGGATACAATATCAGCCAGCAGCTGAATTCCAATTCCAGAGATGTGAATGGCTCTCTTCTTACGAACGGGGTAGCCTACCGTTTCTTCGTTATGGCTGTAGGCACAGGAAGCTACTCGGGTACGGATACTCTGTCCTCGATGTCTTCCTCTCTCACCTTGTGGAATAACACCAATGTGAACGCCGTTACGGGGTTAAGTGTTAGTGATGTGTCGGATTACAATGACGGGCGTGACCTGAGGGTGTCCTTTGCCCGGGCGGGCAGCGAGTCCAATATCAGCCACTACCGCATCTTTGTCGTCAGAAGCAATGTTGCAGGGAGCTTTAATCTGTCTGCGGCAAATAACTTGTCCAGCAGCTATTACACGTATGTAAGCAAGACGGGCTTCAATATTAATCAGGTACTGCCTAGTGAGGCTAGAGACACGGACGGGTACCCGATTCGTAACGGGATTAGCTACCGCGTCTTTGTCCTTTCTGTTGGAACCAGCGGTTATGCGGGCAGCAACGCTTTATCCAGCTATTCTTCCGCCATTATTCTGAATGACAATCTGAATGTCAGTCCCGTCACAGGTGTCAGTGCGGCGGATGTGAATAACAACAATAACGGCACCGATTTAAGGATTAACTTTAACAGAATCAGTGATGAATCTACGATTTCGCATTACCGTGTATTTGTCGTGAACAATGCTTCCGCCGGCAGCTTCAACCTGTCTAGTGCTCTGACCAGCAGCTACTACACGCAGGTGAACAAGACAGGGTCCAATCTGAGTCAGATTCTGGCTGCCGGAACCAGGGATACGAACGGCAATCTGATTCAAAATGGAACAGCTTACCGGGTATTTGTACTCTCGGTGGGAGGAGGCTACTACGCCGGCAGTAACGCGCTGTCTTCCGCTTCACCTGTAATTACGCTGGCCAACACGAGCAGTGTAGGAGCAGTGACGGACGTTACCGCCGTAGACACCAAGGATTACGGGGATGCTCGTGATCTAAAGGTAACCTTTAGCAAAGCACCGGATGAGACGGCACTTACGGAATATCGTATCTTTGTGGTCAAGAGCGAGTATGCCGGGAACTTTACGAAGACGGAGGCGAACTCGAATACCAATTACACCTCTGTAGGCAAGACAGGAGCCGCAATAACCAAGAGCCTTGCCTCGGGAGCCAAAGACACAGACGGGAACACGATTCGCAGCGGCATCAGCTACAGAGTGTTCGTCCTGTCTGTTGGCAATGGAACCAGCGCGCTCTCTGCCAGCTCCCAGCCTGTGACACTCACGGTTAACACCAAGGTTGAACCGGCAGCCAACGTCACGGCTGCCGTGTATAAGGACGGAGCGGGGAAGGCCACGGGGGTTGGGGTAACCTTCAATCTCTCGGCAACCCCTTCGAATGTCAAGGAATACAGAGTTTTTGTAGTCCCTTCAGGTTCGGGAACGTTTGATTTGGCGGCTGCCAATGACAACCCGAACTTTACGAAGAACGTCAGCGGGCAGCTCACGATCCCGATCACATCGAAGGATACATCCACCAATCCCATTTCTGCAGGGAAATATAAGGTGTATGTTCTGACAGTGTCCTCACTCCCGGAGGTACCTAATGTACTGTCTGCTCCATCGGCCGAAATAACTGTCGGGGAGCCGCCTTCTGTGGAGCCTCCTGCCGCGGAGCCGGTGTCTGTTAAGCCCGTCACCGGCGTTACGGCCAGCCTGGATCCATCCAAGCCCAAGCAGATTGCTGTCACCTACACAGAGCCGACCGACACCCATATTGCATCGTATACAGTGGCTTTGGTGCCTGAAGGGGAGACCAACGTGACGGCAGCTAACGTAGCGGCAAAGTCAGCCGCAAGCCAGAACGTGAGCAAGGAAGCCGCTGCTGTACTGGATGCGGCCGCGGCCCCTGCAGGAACCTACAAAGTGTATGTTCTGTCCAAGGCTAATGGAACAACCGCTACAGTAGACGCCCTGTCGGCGCCTTCCACCAGCATATCAATCGGACAGTAA
- a CDS encoding stalk domain-containing protein produces MKKKWIATGAAAILLLSTSAGVYAGANLQQIKAFLDPSIKFQVNGRPFQPQNDKGAALAPITYNGSTYLPVRAISNALGVAIDYSGKTNTIFLGEKLEGVPIADSAGGDFRTKDPQLTTYNGKDYKYVFFNNSSGRRSSGFMLYPKGKYQKLYFQTAAVGKDIEEFFISDSDTDTKLKIDKINVADGMKTYEIDISGVEALYVHAKLQEGGNWFVPLTTSYYK; encoded by the coding sequence ATGAAGAAGAAGTGGATTGCAACCGGTGCCGCTGCTATTTTGCTGCTAAGTACCTCTGCCGGTGTATATGCGGGCGCGAATCTACAGCAGATTAAGGCTTTTCTCGATCCATCCATCAAGTTCCAGGTGAATGGGAGGCCGTTCCAGCCTCAGAATGACAAAGGGGCAGCTTTGGCACCCATTACGTACAATGGAAGTACATACCTTCCGGTTCGTGCCATTTCTAACGCTCTGGGCGTAGCGATTGATTATAGCGGCAAGACGAATACGATCTTTCTGGGCGAGAAGCTGGAAGGCGTTCCGATCGCCGACAGTGCTGGCGGAGACTTCCGGACTAAAGATCCCCAGTTAACCACCTATAACGGCAAGGATTATAAATATGTGTTCTTCAACAACTCATCAGGCAGACGTTCCAGTGGATTCATGCTCTATCCAAAAGGAAAGTACCAGAAGCTGTATTTCCAAACCGCGGCAGTCGGCAAGGATATTGAGGAGTTCTTTATAAGTGACAGCGATACAGATACGAAGCTGAAGATTGATAAAATTAATGTAGCCGATGGAATGAAGACCTATGAGATCGATATCAGCGGCGTTGAAGCCCTATATGTACACGCAAAACTACAAGAAGGCGGGAACTGGTTCGTTCCACTGACGACCTCCTACTATAAGTAA
- a CDS encoding extracellular solute-binding protein, translating to MSILMAGALILSLAACGGGAESNPDIDHNPPFPGGDRPSDKKVTITLQNIYPDPTTPTYKTVHALAAEYEKANPNVHIELDTLNTDQQKMKLKTQAASKEIPDITIVNPSAQMKPFVDAGLLAPLNDVLNKNGLRDTYHPGLLDNYSFDGSVYALPDGYNIEVVFYNKDLFKQAGIDKVPATFEELLAAVKALRAAGITPIAIGEKDSWTGSFLFMNILLRTNEGPGFLKDVLDGKREFDDPAFIEAVDRFQELVQARAFPDGATSIDANASGKIFKSGKAAMWVIGTWETGAVDASSVAGRVGAFPFPTIGGKGDHHEFMLAPGSGFAVAANSQHLKETKEFLGYFALNLPKKQFEYKNAVGLGQIIDGDLKSAGYSDLAIEVAALFSSIKGGDLSFDNTMNPATAQVHLSSIQNLFVQRADSRQVARQHQVAFEAHNEK from the coding sequence ATGTCCATTCTTATGGCTGGTGCGCTGATACTCAGCTTGGCCGCATGTGGAGGCGGAGCTGAATCCAACCCTGACATAGATCATAACCCTCCATTCCCAGGCGGAGACAGGCCAAGCGACAAGAAGGTCACTATCACTCTACAGAATATTTATCCTGACCCGACGACCCCAACTTATAAAACGGTGCACGCGCTCGCAGCCGAATACGAGAAGGCGAATCCGAACGTTCATATCGAGCTGGATACCCTGAACACGGACCAGCAGAAGATGAAGCTGAAGACACAGGCAGCCTCCAAGGAGATTCCGGACATCACGATTGTGAACCCGTCTGCGCAGATGAAGCCGTTCGTGGATGCCGGATTGCTGGCCCCGCTGAACGATGTATTGAACAAGAATGGGCTCAGAGACACCTACCATCCCGGCCTCCTGGACAACTACAGCTTCGATGGCAGTGTGTATGCGCTGCCGGACGGTTACAACATTGAGGTTGTATTCTATAACAAAGACCTGTTCAAGCAAGCAGGCATCGATAAGGTTCCTGCCACATTCGAGGAGCTGCTGGCCGCTGTGAAAGCATTGAGGGCAGCAGGAATTACACCGATTGCGATCGGAGAAAAGGATTCCTGGACGGGCTCCTTCCTGTTCATGAATATCCTGCTTCGCACAAATGAGGGTCCAGGCTTCCTGAAGGATGTGCTGGACGGTAAGCGGGAGTTCGATGATCCTGCTTTTATCGAGGCGGTAGACCGGTTCCAGGAGCTCGTCCAAGCCCGCGCCTTCCCTGACGGGGCAACCTCCATTGATGCCAATGCGAGCGGCAAAATCTTCAAATCCGGCAAGGCTGCGATGTGGGTGATCGGAACATGGGAGACAGGGGCGGTCGACGCCTCTTCTGTAGCCGGTCGGGTAGGGGCATTCCCTTTTCCCACGATTGGCGGTAAAGGAGATCACCATGAATTCATGCTCGCCCCAGGCAGTGGCTTCGCCGTTGCCGCGAACAGTCAGCATCTGAAGGAGACCAAGGAATTCCTGGGCTACTTCGCGCTTAATCTGCCTAAGAAGCAATTTGAGTATAAGAACGCGGTGGGTCTTGGACAGATCATAGACGGTGACCTGAAATCCGCAGGTTACTCTGATCTGGCGATTGAAGTAGCTGCCCTGTTCAGCAGCATCAAGGGCGGCGACTTGTCTTTTGACAACACCATGAATCCTGCGACCGCACAAGTCCATCTCAGCAGTATCCAGAATCTGTTCGTTCAGAGGGCAGATTCCAGGCAGGTGGCGCGGCAGCATCAGGTTGCATTCGAAGCGCATAACGAGAAGTAG
- a CDS encoding sensor histidine kinase, protein MRRGFHSINHRLFLLFLFCMSAIVLVVSLLYYNRNTEQFHEKISDLAQKNVSQTVGLFDLLYKGYDSLSKTLSNNFDMVRKLNDNSTEPAMAYNTEQSITNMIGASFFSRDDLVGIHVITDKGKMYNYGNYINVIDPHYREQEWYSQIQQSSGKMAWLGVFPHSLIDQNQSQPVFAFGRQIFDLDEHKPIGIVLYETNPKPILEALDNLKLGQNSSVYLVSRGGRMVSASVTAQPAPEVPIPELGNEENVVVQQDNGYLLVASRLPFTDWSVVSITPDKDLNVELVQMKRYLLIVVSILIIVSALIASIVSKTFSSPLKRLIREMKQVEKGNLRGELNVTSYQEINILVASFNRMVRRIEELIERVKISSVSEKNAELHALQSQVNPHFLYNTLDMIYWMLDEKGDGDEQLGEIILSLSHMFRYSSHWEEGAEVTLREEFEQISHYLNIIQFRLEGRLKVEMETEEQWMDIRIPKMTLQPVIENAVKHGLESLGSRQGLLRVTVREDGQNLNIRIADNGCGMKPAELERLAASLDERRPSGKGPGGIGLQNLHLRLKIMFGEPYGLQVYSMPEEGTTVNIVIPLPQKEGGDHDEPEQPEHPDRG, encoded by the coding sequence TTGAGAAGAGGTTTTCATTCCATTAACCACCGGTTATTCCTGCTGTTCCTTTTTTGTATGTCCGCGATTGTGCTTGTTGTGAGTCTGCTCTACTACAACCGCAATACGGAGCAGTTTCACGAGAAGATCAGTGATCTGGCACAGAAGAACGTGTCACAGACTGTTGGACTATTTGACCTGCTGTATAAAGGCTATGACAGTCTGTCGAAGACACTCAGCAACAATTTCGACATGGTTCGCAAGCTGAACGATAACTCTACAGAACCGGCTATGGCTTATAATACCGAACAATCGATCACCAATATGATTGGGGCAAGCTTCTTCTCCCGGGATGACCTGGTGGGAATCCACGTGATTACAGATAAAGGCAAGATGTATAACTACGGCAACTATATCAATGTGATCGATCCGCACTACAGAGAGCAGGAATGGTACAGCCAAATTCAGCAATCCTCGGGCAAAATGGCCTGGCTTGGCGTATTCCCGCACTCGCTGATTGACCAGAATCAGAGCCAGCCGGTATTTGCCTTTGGACGTCAGATTTTCGACCTGGATGAGCATAAGCCGATTGGCATAGTATTGTATGAGACCAATCCCAAGCCGATACTCGAAGCTTTGGATAATCTGAAGCTGGGGCAGAACTCTAGCGTATACCTGGTCTCCAGGGGAGGAAGGATGGTATCCGCGTCCGTGACTGCGCAGCCTGCTCCCGAAGTGCCGATACCTGAACTCGGAAATGAGGAGAATGTGGTGGTACAGCAGGATAACGGGTATCTGCTGGTGGCATCCCGGCTGCCTTTTACCGATTGGTCTGTCGTCAGTATTACTCCGGATAAGGACCTGAATGTCGAGCTGGTGCAGATGAAGCGTTACTTGCTGATCGTTGTCTCAATCCTCATCATCGTCTCGGCCTTGATTGCTTCCATCGTCTCCAAGACGTTCTCCTCCCCGCTCAAGCGGCTGATCCGCGAAATGAAGCAGGTTGAGAAAGGGAACCTTCGGGGTGAGCTGAATGTAACCTCCTATCAAGAGATTAACATTCTGGTGGCCTCTTTTAACCGGATGGTAAGGCGGATTGAAGAGCTCATTGAACGAGTGAAGATCTCGTCGGTCAGCGAGAAGAATGCGGAGCTGCATGCCCTGCAGTCTCAGGTTAATCCGCACTTTCTCTATAATACTCTCGATATGATCTATTGGATGCTCGATGAGAAAGGGGACGGGGATGAGCAGCTCGGCGAGATCATTCTGTCGCTCTCTCATATGTTCCGCTATAGCAGCCACTGGGAAGAGGGCGCTGAGGTTACTCTCCGGGAGGAATTTGAGCAGATCAGCCACTATCTGAATATTATTCAGTTCCGGCTGGAGGGAAGGCTTAAGGTAGAGATGGAGACGGAAGAACAGTGGATGGATATCCGGATTCCGAAGATGACACTTCAGCCGGTAATCGAGAATGCTGTGAAGCATGGGCTGGAGTCGCTGGGCAGCAGACAGGGTCTGCTCAGGGTCACGGTCAGGGAAGACGGTCAGAATCTGAATATTAGGATTGCCGATAATGGCTGCGGCATGAAGCCGGCTGAGCTGGAGAGGCTGGCAGCCTCATTGGATGAGAGAAGACCATCAGGCAAAGGACCGGGTGGAATCGGGCTGCAGAATCTGCACCTGCGGCTGAAGATCATGTTCGGGGAGCCGTATGGACTGCAGGTATACAGTATGCCGGAGGAAGGAACTACGGTGAACATTGTCATTCCATTACCGCAGAAGGAAGGGGGAGATCATGATGAACCTGAACAGCCTGAACATCCTGATCGCGGATGA
- a CDS encoding response regulator has product MNILIADDERAIREGIKRTIEQISPDYHVHLAAMATEAVQIMGSNRIDIVLTDILMPGMNGLEFMKISKHRYPLVKWVVISAHSEFSYAQEAVRLGARDYLLKPIGKKRLVELIEHLQPEIWQESERMREEEKLRRNLKFLHEGVLRRLASGLDTGNLDTQSLIQEYSEFYLVMVQLEGTRKRTGTGTEPVYPLEHFIVENVLSELIDTQGRGLVISYDFDCLLGLVVPDGDLEEFKDQVKGHLTHYLKIPFHIAVSGHIQDFDTIPQVVTQMRQASAVQAVEPAKGSGEKSIDDALLYIQEHYSEDLSLERVASVVYLNPAYFSQLFKLKTGQGYKDYVISLRLEQAKKLLLNPRLRLADIAGRIGYQDMRHFTQVFRRKFGLTPTEFRHKQNVKVI; this is encoded by the coding sequence CTGAACATCCTGATCGCGGATGATGAGCGGGCAATCCGGGAGGGGATTAAAAGGACGATTGAGCAGATCAGTCCCGATTATCACGTTCATCTAGCCGCGATGGCTACAGAAGCTGTTCAAATTATGGGGAGCAACCGGATTGATATTGTGCTTACCGATATCTTAATGCCCGGGATGAACGGGCTGGAATTCATGAAGATCTCCAAGCACCGTTACCCCCTCGTCAAGTGGGTCGTCATCTCTGCCCATTCGGAGTTCTCCTATGCCCAGGAGGCGGTGAGATTGGGCGCCCGGGATTACCTGCTTAAGCCGATAGGGAAGAAGCGGCTGGTTGAACTGATAGAGCACCTGCAGCCGGAAATCTGGCAGGAAAGTGAACGGATGCGGGAAGAGGAGAAGCTTCGCAGGAACCTCAAATTCCTGCATGAAGGCGTCCTTCGCCGATTGGCCTCGGGACTGGACACGGGCAATCTGGATACGCAGTCACTCATTCAGGAATATTCTGAATTTTATCTGGTCATGGTACAGCTTGAAGGGACAAGGAAAAGGACCGGGACAGGGACGGAGCCAGTGTACCCTCTTGAGCATTTCATCGTCGAGAATGTGCTGTCCGAGCTGATTGATACCCAGGGCAGGGGGCTCGTCATCAGCTATGACTTTGACTGCCTGCTGGGCCTTGTTGTACCTGATGGAGATCTCGAAGAGTTCAAAGACCAGGTGAAGGGACATTTGACCCATTATTTGAAGATTCCTTTCCACATCGCTGTCTCTGGCCATATTCAGGATTTCGATACCATTCCGCAGGTGGTTACGCAGATGAGACAGGCATCAGCCGTACAAGCGGTTGAACCTGCTAAAGGCAGTGGCGAGAAATCAATTGACGACGCCTTGTTATATATACAAGAGCACTATAGCGAAGATCTCTCCCTCGAACGGGTGGCTTCCGTCGTCTACCTGAATCCTGCGTACTTCAGTCAGCTGTTCAAGCTTAAGACGGGTCAGGGTTATAAAGACTACGTGATCTCCCTGCGTCTCGAGCAGGCGAAGAAGCTGCTTCTGAATCCGAGGCTGCGGCTGGCGGACATTGCCGGACGCATCGGATACCAGGACATGCGGCATTTCACCCAGGTATTCCGCCGGAAATTCGGCTTGACTCCAACCGAGTTCCGTCATAAGCAGAATGTTAAGGTGATCTAG
- a CDS encoding S-layer homology domain-containing protein, whose product MNKWLSILLTVILMTAAIPSAYAEETAEGGDIYQYFPADVEGHWASEVLSDFVQAGVLKGYNKDGEVYLKPNDAVTRAEFVTILLRAVDSAAPETLKDNTFIDVKKSDWYYSAVIEASSLGIVNGVDTAHFAPNGRITRAEISAILSRFFNATVQFEGTPVAFNDISGYWAQEDIEKLSKAGIASGYKDGGFHPRATATRAEAATFLNRSLHLESTLTPEDSVLVVLVKQHIQEQFDAFKNGDFDQMQIGIEKNEVGFARDLELLAVEEMRAYQDMGLTMEVTMKGEMNGQVTSKSDRYAVVDMTGGTIELTISQGTDSYTMSSAGDDTYYLRKTQDGWKIYSTAGEYSEASEL is encoded by the coding sequence TTGAACAAATGGCTATCTATTCTTCTGACCGTTATTCTCATGACAGCGGCTATTCCATCTGCCTATGCTGAGGAGACCGCAGAGGGCGGTGACATATACCAGTACTTTCCTGCCGACGTGGAGGGACATTGGGCTTCCGAGGTGCTAAGCGACTTCGTTCAGGCAGGTGTGCTTAAAGGTTACAACAAAGATGGCGAGGTATATCTGAAGCCAAATGATGCGGTAACACGCGCCGAATTCGTCACCATTTTACTGAGAGCTGTCGATTCTGCCGCACCTGAGACACTTAAGGATAATACCTTTATCGATGTGAAAAAGAGCGACTGGTACTACTCCGCTGTAATCGAAGCGAGCTCGCTTGGCATAGTGAATGGGGTGGATACAGCTCACTTCGCACCGAACGGCAGGATTACCAGAGCCGAAATTAGCGCCATTCTGTCCAGATTCTTCAATGCTACGGTTCAATTCGAAGGAACGCCTGTCGCCTTCAATGATATCTCCGGGTACTGGGCCCAGGAGGACATTGAGAAGCTGAGCAAGGCTGGAATTGCCAGTGGTTATAAGGACGGCGGGTTCCATCCGAGAGCTACGGCCACCCGGGCTGAAGCGGCCACCTTCCTGAATCGTTCCCTTCATCTGGAGTCCACACTTACTCCGGAGGACAGCGTCTTAGTCGTTCTCGTGAAGCAGCACATCCAGGAACAGTTCGACGCTTTCAAGAACGGGGACTTCGACCAAATGCAGATCGGCATTGAGAAGAACGAAGTCGGTTTTGCCAGAGACCTCGAGCTGCTAGCTGTGGAAGAAATGAGAGCTTACCAAGACATGGGGCTGACTATGGAAGTTACCATGAAGGGTGAAATGAACGGGCAGGTCACTTCTAAATCGGACCGGTACGCGGTTGTTGATATGACCGGAGGGACGATTGAACTCACAATTTCGCAGGGTACAGACTCTTACACCATGTCTTCAGCCGGAGACGACACCTACTACCTCCGCAAAACCCAGGATGGCTGGAAAATCTATAGTACAGCAGGCGAATACAGCGAGGCATCGGAGCTATAA
- a CDS encoding YiaA/YiaB family inner membrane protein, whose translation MQKYRKRNTPAFTFLAYFTFFAGIALFSIGIYNADMQLNEKGYYVAVMILVAVGAILTQKVTRDNSEDNEIIAEQNRNTTHNS comes from the coding sequence TTGCAAAAGTACAGAAAAAGAAACACACCAGCGTTCACGTTCCTAGCTTACTTCACATTTTTCGCCGGGATCGCTTTATTCTCGATCGGGATTTACAATGCCGATATGCAGCTGAACGAGAAGGGATACTATGTCGCGGTTATGATTCTGGTAGCCGTTGGTGCTATCCTGACACAGAAAGTGACCAGGGATAACAGCGAAGATAACGAGATTATCGCCGAACAGAACCGCAATACCACACATAACAGCTAA
- a CDS encoding helix-turn-helix transcriptional regulator, translating into MKPEARLEALSEFLKAQRSKLHPHTVGLPPGTRRRTPGLRREEVATLAGVSTTWYTWLEQGRDIKVSPSVLDAIAGALQLNTDERKYLYALALEPGSHMKPANEAEDTVISPSLRRILDELKYCPTIISDRKCQIVGWNAAAAHVFLNFDLIPASERNMIELLFNKKELRSLAVNWEHFVRGFLSIFRAYYGQYVADPWYSDFIDKMTHQYPDFLELWNASDVSSAPEVMIEFRHARAGKMLFNLTSLQVQGATDLRCSVYTPVQDSSTETKLSKLMNGSH; encoded by the coding sequence ATGAAACCGGAAGCACGACTTGAGGCTCTATCCGAATTTCTCAAAGCCCAGCGCTCCAAGCTGCATCCTCATACCGTAGGCCTTCCTCCCGGTACCCGGCGCCGAACTCCCGGACTCCGCAGGGAAGAAGTCGCGACTCTGGCCGGGGTCAGCACGACCTGGTATACGTGGCTGGAGCAGGGCCGGGATATCAAGGTATCCCCCTCTGTGCTGGATGCTATTGCCGGGGCCCTTCAGCTGAACACCGATGAGCGGAAATATTTATATGCGCTGGCCCTGGAACCCGGCTCTCATATGAAGCCTGCTAATGAAGCAGAAGACACGGTGATCAGTCCTTCGCTCCGCAGAATTCTGGATGAGCTTAAATACTGTCCAACCATTATCTCTGATCGCAAATGCCAGATTGTAGGATGGAATGCGGCAGCTGCGCACGTGTTCCTCAATTTCGATCTAATTCCCGCATCCGAGCGGAATATGATCGAGCTGTTATTCAACAAGAAAGAGCTCCGCAGCCTTGCCGTGAACTGGGAGCACTTTGTGCGGGGATTTCTATCCATCTTCCGCGCCTACTACGGACAGTATGTTGCCGACCCCTGGTATTCAGATTTTATAGACAAAATGACCCATCAGTACCCGGACTTCCTGGAGCTGTGGAATGCGAGCGACGTCAGCTCCGCACCGGAGGTCATGATTGAATTCCGGCATGCCCGTGCCGGGAAGATGCTGTTCAACCTGACCTCCCTTCAGGTTCAGGGGGCCACCGATCTAAGGTGCAGTGTCTATACGCCGGTTCAGGATTCCAGCACGGAGACCAAGCTCAGCAAGCTGATGAACGGCAGCCATTGA